Within the Telopea speciosissima isolate NSW1024214 ecotype Mountain lineage chromosome 4, Tspe_v1, whole genome shotgun sequence genome, the region aagcgaagaaaaaacgaggcttccaatacttgttaAAGGTCGGCATGCCGACCAAAAATTTGTGGCTGCccagagccgcactcttccccgatcggcggcagaagtagtaccaccccttctcgggagacttcttcaagaagaagagccgagaaaaAAGCGCCACactcgcacctcggcccatctcacaGAACAAagcgtagaagccgtacacggccagccaagagttcggcaccagctgaccaggagacaggtggaagtggtccaagatctggtccaccaggccgagaACGGGGAGCCCGAACTCATACTTGAAGGGTGTCTCGCATGCAGCCACCTCACGGCCCGATGAAGGTGCCATCTCCCGGGGTTAGGAACTctgagctgaatgtcctcggggatggcgtaggtcgtcctcgatagtcgaggtcggcctccgtgatcgtgctcggaacggtgccgacactgccttcctcgggctcaggggcgtcggtagacgagctgaccgagccaacccccacctcggacgagtctccctcacttgattcctcatcggatgaggacgacccggagttctcggcccggTCTGCGGCtatggattgggccgcgtggtcaaactccaggAGTAACGGGGGCTCTGCCACCTCGGCCTGATGAAGCTctactacatcgggctcatctgaggtcgagcccaacaggtctatggtgggagagcaAGCGGGGagctcggctcggactcgcgctCGCCCGCCTGCGGCGgctcgcccataggactactaccaactgacatactgggcggagaagacttactggttgaagaagagctgagcggGAACGAAACAacggccgagtcgatcacgaacgaagcaacggccgagtcgatcacgagcaAGTAAACgacgagatctaccgagttgacgGATCCAAGCTTgcccgagaagtcaataacttaaagcagtgaggaatgaatagttaggagtcgcctatttataatccttgggttttactgatccaacggccgaccagagctcagcatgatccaacggcccagatcaaaggaagTTTCGAATTCCTGAGCCTGCCATAATGgctctgctgacgtggcactgaaACCCAACTGTCAGATCGTGCAACGTTAAATCCGCAGCAATAAATAAGCTAGGCTTAACCGCAAGAATCTTCCAGACAAGCAGAtcaggaaacttcactcatcagtgccgagccgacccctgatgagtggggggggcctgtgatgaggcataaaacacccctcctatcagaggctgccacatggccgacccgacctcagttcgagaaccgagttgggcagAACAGGAGACCGGGCCGACCTcgtatccgataagtcacctgacagaaccAGACTCGaacgagctagccggtggccgaggccgagctcatacaggtcaaccatagactcctggccgagcttgcAGCCGAGAttaacctctcgggccgacctccctggccgacctcccttgccgacctcctctgccgacctccgaggccgagtcctcctccactgaagctccCATAGCACTCCACCGGGGATCTCGGGGCCACGTCaacacatcccgagaatcatgggatagggatcgagccacgatccccgcGCATCACGGAATCgtactctacatggactcttaccttaataagagcccgaccccgaaaataactctccactccgctctacgcgagagaaccttccgaaagaaggactcctaccatactaggactctgcCAACCGTCTcgtctcctcctcactctataaatacccaggtatggagcaccattcatcatcttgctttttactacgcagttacgctgtcgtgttggagacctgacttgagcatcggagagtcctaggccggagccacaccggccctcttgcgctcattgcttggtttttgcaggttcatccacgggcgaaccaagcaccggaggttttcacactcAACACATCCAATCCCCAATCCGTTCTGAATTTTCCCAATTTGCTTGGAAATATCCAAAACCCTCTCTTTATGAGCTTTTGAGAAGGACTTTATTACCGGTTTATTCTATTGTTTTTCCATAGGACATTGTGAGGGGCACATGTCGGGAAGAACTAAAGAAGGTtaaaaatgtaattttatttcCCGAAAAGTATGTAGTTCAATATGCAGTATTTGTAGCCTATCATCTTAGACAGACTTGCACCCTCATCAGCAAGGAAGGAGAAGCAGATCTCCACAGACAGCAAGAAATGGTTTCACAGGGTTGGGCgggggtggggttgcagggaaGAGAAGGGTTAAGAACGGGAGGGAGGGAGGAGGTGGATGGCAGTGGTGGTGCGGAGTTGTAGGGGAGGAAGGAGGGAGTGTTTACAGAAAAGTTCACCGGAGGACAGAGAAAAAGAACGAAGGGTAGGatcaataaaaaactaaaaagataaaaggttagataaagaaaaaaattgaaagagaacGATgctaggggtagtttaggatattcatttagtttttttctttatatgggaatttggtaaatcttttcaacattGTAACTTGTGactgtaaaacataatttacatctaccaattttgtaaatctttttattATCTAGTACATCTAAGCAATTGCCCCTTAAGTAAATTTACTTAACGGCGGATAACCTTCACAATTATTAGTGAACTTTTTAGTTTCACAGTTTCCCACTTGTCTTTGATATTTATGGGTATGTTCATGATATGAAATGCATTTTATGctgaaataggaaagaaaatattCAAATTTTCCCTAAACGATAGCATTAAAAGCCCTCTTGgattttaaatagaaattcaaaAATATGTTCCAATGCTAAAACAATTACAATGCAAGTTTTACAGTGAAATGGATCCACTTTTGGGAATCCTATTTATTCTTTGAGATATGAAGATGTAGTCTCATCGAATCATACAGCATTTGCTTCTAACACTTCAGattcaatcttctcttcttattctttccaTTATGTCAAAAGTGCACCTTCAACAAGGAGAGGTTTATTTTAATAATCTATTTTCTATCGAGTTATAGTGTCAAggaaaaattaattttattgTCTTAAAGTTCATGTCACACATACCTTCACCAAATGTTGATCCAAGTGCACggatccatctctctctctctctctctctctctatcacaTAACAAAAGCCCACACGTGCACGTTTACTAGTtgtaattaagggtgtcaatcggtttggtttcggtcattcggtttggtttcagtttggtTCCATGGATTGATGGTGTGACCTGAAACCAAATCAAGAATCGAGTCAGTTCTGCTAttagaaatcaaaaccgaacatGCTCGATTCAGTTTGGTTAAGGTTCCAATTCGGTTCTATAATACGATTCCAATTCAGTTCTACAATACAATTTCACGGGGTTTATTGATATTAGATGGAGGTTGCACTACTGCAGTCAAGAAGaacagatgaagaagaagaaggcaagcagagagacagagagaaagtTGAGAATGCTATAGAATACAAAATGTACCTTCATAGTGATTTGAGTACAGCTTTGCACTTCACGGCACAACATAGCAAAATGGGGCGATCAATTGGGCCGGAGTTGGAGTCTTGGATTGTTGAAGGAATGACCGAGTGAGACAAAGCAGCTCTGTAGGCTGTAGCACATGCAAATCACACAATGATGTTCTCACTTCTCACTTTGACCCTACCAACGTAGAGTTGTAATAGTAAAACTGTTGCAGACTTGAAGTACaagtaaaaaatataaaatcataaaataataaagggaaaatacGAAATATCATAGGGTTTTGGATTAAAGTGGGTTtttcgatttggtttcaattcAAACCAACGGTTTTTAACTAAAATCGTAATTGAACCGAACTGAATTAAATACTCATATACCgtaatcgaaaccaaaccgaatttattcggttcagtttcggATTCGGCATTCGGTTCCTgtttggttttgacatccttacttCTAATATAAGTCCATCTACATCTTTAGAATTCACCAGATCTTTGTTGAAGTCATGTCTTTGCAGATGCGCTATCAAGAATCCTCTCTACACCACAAACAGGGCTGTCCAACAACCGAACGTCATCCACAAATGCATTAAGATTCTTATCGGAAGATCCACCATCCATGACAGCCTCTCTTGCCAAATCTTTCCATCTCTTAGCGTTTCCTCTCATCTGCtcccctcttcctccttccatCACTATCTCTATACTCCTTTTAAGTTCATCTCCTTCTACCAACTGAGCTTCATTAACCTCCAACCTCAAACCTGTTTGCCAAACATCTCTTATCAACTTCGCATTCGTTGCTTGATCGGACCATTGTGGAAAGGTCACCATCGGAACTCCGGCAACCAGACCTTCCAATGTCGAATTCCAACCGCAGTGTGTCACAAAGCACCCAATTGAGCGGTGACACAGAACCTCCACCTGTGAACACCAAGGTATCACCATTCCTTCTTGCTTTAGTTCTTCCATATTTTCAACTACATCACCTTCTTCTTTGTCATTCTCCTCCGGTGCCGGACGGAGGACCCACAAAAACGGCCGGCGGCTTTCTAACAACCCACCAGCAATCTCTCTCACCTGCTTCTTCGATAACCTCGAAGTGGTTCCAAATGACACGTAAACCACTGAAGCATCCGGCTTCTGATTCAACCATTCCATGTAATAATCCCTCGAACTAAAAAAGCTCATATCCCCTCCAAAGGAAGTATCGGATGGGTCTTTCCCATCTAAAAAAGCCGATGGGATCAACGGTCCAATGGCAACCATATTAAACTTATCAATTGCTCTCAAGGCTTCACCTTCTAAAGCTTCAAACGAGTTCACCAAAACTCTCGCCTTGGTTTCTTTCTCTAAGGTCACAATGAGTTCTTTAAACAAAGAGAGAGTGTGAGGTTGAGGGTTTGTAGGGAGGAAAAAGGAGGGAAGATCTTTGGATGTAAGGAGGGGCAGTCCTGGTAATTCCATGGAAAAAGAGGGGTTAGAGATATTCTTATCGACGAAATCGCCATAGCCAttgaagtagtagtagtagatgTTAAGAACAGACGCAGGTTGAATCCAGAGTAGAGACGAGGGCACTTGCAGGTCACGTGCCAGATCTGCAACCCAAGGTAGGAGGAAGTTGTAGACAATGAACGTCACTGGGCGGTGTTCGTTGGTAGCTGCCACGGATATGTCCATGAGAGCTTGTGAGCCGTGACGTTTGATCTCAGCCATGTAGTGAAGGAGGTTGTCGCCGGGTTTGAACCCATCGTCGTAACCATCTGAGAAGGAAGTGTAGGTTAATCCGTCAAGAGTGACGGTGTTGGTCATTCGACGGTGAGCAGAGACGCTGGTGACGAAGGTGACATGGGAGCCGGTGCGTACAAGGCGCTTGGCGAATTGAATGGCTGGGTTGATGTGGCCTTGAGCGGGAAATGATAAGATAAGGAAATGAAGTTGCGGCATTGGATTGAGTATAGGAGATCTGTTTGGTGAATCCGGTGAAAGGAGTGAGGACCAGAAATAAAGATAGGAAACTATAAGGTAGAATGGacgaattattattattattattattttttaatttttttggtaacaaatgAATTATTTGGATAAAGCCAATAGTGACGTTTGTGGTgatggattcggattcggatttttttcctctcaagTTCCCTCATCTTCTTGTGTACCCCTTTAGAATCGTGATACGTGACGAATACTAATCCAACGGTCATAATTTGAATTAACCTTTTACCTCTCATCTTAACCATGGTACGACTCTACCCACCTCCCTAACCTAGGTAAGACTCTACCCTCACCCCTAAACCCTGGTTAGCAGACGAAGTCACTCTTCCCTTCTGTTCCTCTCCTCCACCGAACTGAACTTTGgatcttcccttccttcctAAACCCATTTCACCTTCACCGAACTGAACTTCGATAGTTCCTTCATCGTTATTTCGATTTCCAACTCTCTTCGTCCATAACTAATTGATGCCGTCTTCTTCGCTGAGATCGTGTACATGTTCGTCGTTGCCGGAGAGGAGACAGGGCCGCAGCGGCGTTTGGAGAAATTGCTGAAGCAGCATTGAAGCTACCGGTTCCGTCGTTCCGATGTAACACCATTGAAGAAATAGTTGCATATGCAACCAGGTTAGTCGATCCTCCCTATCTCCCTCCTTAttccctctatttcttctttttctccttcctatACAAGTGATACCCTATTTTGGGCGACCGAACAGTCAATCAAATTCTGGGATTGAGTACTCTCACTCCTCCTTTCTCTTCATTATTCTGGGTCTTAGTTTATCAGCCTAGGGTGATTCGACCTCTAGGGTATCGTTCCCTAAAACACCCTCTGTACGTAGTGAACAAGGAATCTGAAACTTGAACCAAGCTTCCTCCTAACACCTTGAGCCATTTCAAAAACTTCTTGTCCGGTTGATACATGCTTGTTGGTATTTATGTTTCCTAGATTTGATAGAACTAGGGATTACGAACCCTATCCTACAATTTATGATTCTCCGAGCACTTCAGCTCTGTGagtaaattttctttttctcgttTTTTGCATCTAATTCAACGATGGAGATCAGAGTTGAATAACGAGTTGAAGTTTTACTCTGTCAGTAACTTCATTGTTCTTACTCTGATTAATTGAGGCTGAGGCTACTGTGAAAATAATTTTGTAAGGAATAAATCATGATGACATATCTATGATTCCCCTGTTTGAGTTCCATGCATCCTGTTTCATTATGAATACTGGTTAAAGAAGAGAGGTGAGAAGGGATGATTTTGGGGGGAAAGGAAGTGGTTTAACTGCAGTCATGGGATCCTCTGTAATATGATTATGCCTAAATGTAAATGAGCCTTCTTTtgcccaccccccccccccccctcccgccccccacttccttttctttgctttcatttgtttttttttaccccttttttctctcccccttATTATGAGAAAGTGTATCAAGTCATTGTCATTAACACTAATtactgaaaaaaaatttaaactagCAGTTGCCTGGATAGTCTATCTCGTATAATCTTAATTCAGTGTACAATTGAAAGAATGCATGTCTCTTCAGTTTTTACTGGTTCCTCTGGTGCAATAATCATTGCTTGAGGTTTCTTTATTTTGGAGGTATGATCTTAATAAGAGACACTTCTTTTAGAGTTGTGATCCTTCAGTAGTTCCCTGTTTTCTAAATTTGGGATCCAAGGTGATGTCGAGATGTCTATAGAGTGCCCATTCTCGACCCACCAACGGACCATAGTAAATCTGTGGAGTGCATACCAAAGACTTGACTCCAAAACCTGTCTTCACTTGAGTAGTAACTACTATAAAAATATGcctatcaggaaaaaaaaaacttgaagaaaaagagatggGTTTTAGAATTTTGAGATAGTTTTTGAAAGCAAGCATTTACTAACTTGCATATGAAAggaatttatttataaaatttgagtattttctttcttttccattgAGGGGGTAAAATGGCATGAAACAATATAGCTTGTGTAGGTAGGTGACTCTTTAGCTAAAAAATGAAAGAGCACCTTGGATTTACCAAGGAGATGGttgttcaaatccaccaagagTCATGCAATAATAAGGGAATGATCCTCAAAAGGGAGAATAAGAAATCAGTACAAATAGGGGTGTGCTCCTCAAGAGGAAACTAGTACAAATAGGATAGCATGGCTCTTGGTTATATATCAAGATGTTCTAAAGCTGCTCTCCTATGGAGTAGTGACCTTGTTCAGCTACCCACTTGCAACAGAAGTATTCCATTGTTCAGTTCCAATGACAAATAACAAATTTGCAATATCTCTTCAAACATTACTTCCCAACAATTTACATGGTTCATATTCCGACCAACCTGTGGACATAATTCCCTTATTTACATTATTCAAACATCACTAAGCTATGTAATAATGAAACTTCATTTTTGAGTGTTGAACACTGACATCTCTGATTTCTGTATGTGTTTTACATCAGGTACCTTGCTGGAGAGTGACACTTCGTGTCTGTGTTCTTATTAAATCACTAAGTCTAAAGTGCTACATCAACAATTGTTAAAGTTTCCATCAACAATTTCCACAGATTTTCTTAACCAGTATAGTCTTGGCGGAGTCGCACTGCCATCTCTTGGTATTTACCCAGGCGCTCTccctttttgagctaaagagtAACCTACACAACCACATGCCAGATTCTATCTGCttgaaatgaatgaaagaattaaaatgaaacccaaaaaattaaacataATAGCCCTCtgctggaggagagagagagatagtagTAGGAAACACAAACACCACACTTCAACACTGATCAGATGAGAACCCAAGAACCAGCAGCACAATAATCAAAGCTTGTACAAATCTGATGGCCATATTCAATTTAGCTCCAGAAATTAATGCAGTAAAAAAACTCCTAAAAACAAAATATTGCAAGAGACTAAATTTAACTATATATCTGacaatcacaaaaaaaaaaaagggaaatttacgaaacaccccctgaaaatgggtctaaactcagatcatcccctgaaatttgaaaatactcagatcaccccctctacactaacggtgttagtctgttgttagttattgatgtaaaaggactattttacccttgtattaaatcattagaattaaatttacaatactaccctttccttcatcttcaacctaaaataccccattGTCTCTGCTTCGCTCAGGCAGCACTGCCGCTGCCGCCTCTgcttcctcacacctgcaactcaatcccGGCAGCCACCGGTCTGAATCAAGAATAGTGAGAAGCAGCTGAGGAATGATACAAGAACTGGGATCGGTTCGGATGTCGAATCGGAGGGTGAAGGTGGAGCACATGTgtatgatgatgaagaatctgagaaagtgggagaggaagaagaagtagtcGAACAAGCagaggagggagaaggggaATTTCTAGCGTGGCTGCAGGGTTCTTTCCAGCGGAAACCCTCTTTCGATTCAATTTATAAAACTCGTTACAAATCAGAAATCAAGTTTTATTTCAACTGAAACCTGAAACCTAAGAGATCTATGTGTTATGAATCTACCTAAAAGCTTAGATCGAGTTTTATAAATTGAATCGAAAACCTGAAACCTTTGTAATTGAGTTTTATAAATTTCTCTTAGGGATGGGCAATAACAATATCAGAAATCAAGTTTTATTTCAAGGAAATATGACTGAAACTACTTATAGTGGTAGGTTTAGATTCAGATTTGAAAGTGGTTTTGAAACCCACTATTCCAGCCAGCTTTGAAGCTTAGGTTTAGCAGGATGGGTTGCCCAAAGGTAAGGCCTCAACCCCCTAAATCTGAGTAGAAACGGAGGATCAAGGGAGATTGATCCAACTTTGTGGCTGTCGGTGTTACATGGAAAACAAAGTAACAGTGTAGGTTtaatagaaacagaaataaaaaatagaaaagggaagaagaagaaataaagagaacagaagagaaacGTTACCtgggatgggagagagaataTCAGAGAGGAGATAGAAAAGAGGAACGGAGAGTATGCTCCCGCCGGTGCAATCGATCAGGAACGGAGACAGAGAAGATGAAAGGAGCAGGGGTAATATTGAGATTTGGCTGTACAGGATTTTCCCTTCAAGCTGGTTCGTTGAATCTTCACCTTTCTCCATGAGGTACGCCGACAGCAGCAGTGGCGGTGGCGACGGCGGCGGTGCTACAAATAGAGTTGCAAGAAAagggtggggtattttaggttgaagatgaaggaagggtagtattgtaaatttaattgtACATGTTAAGTTTTTagatctaagggtaaaatagtaatttattcttctcaagggtagtttagggtttttaaaaaatttaactagTTGACTTCATCAATTAAGTAATGGTAGGGTCTAATTtgagtatagggctctaatgcagggggtgatctgagtattttcaaatttcagggatCCGAGTTTCAACCcattttttgggggtgtttcataaatttcccaaaaaaaaatgatcaattGAAGTTTCTGAATCATGGCAAAGTAATCTGAGAATAATTAGGAGAAAATCCATAAGTCTGGTTGGACTCCTAGCCAAGATGGATATAGCTCTCTCGACCAACGGTTATAGATAGAGAGAGGAATGAGAAAAAAATCGAACCTGAGAGTGGGAGCAGATCTGTTGTGAAAAGTTgaggaggtgtgtggatgcAAAAAAATAACACCAAGTATTTCTCCAGTGAAGAGCCCCGACGGCGGTAAGTTGCAGGGGTGACCAAGGTGAATCACAAGCCAGAGTTGTGCTTCAACGGGGTATTTCAGTATAGTCTTCAACATCGTGCTTCAACTTCGCTGCTTAACCATCCTCCTCTCTGGCAACGGCAAGTGTTTCAGAGAACTTCTTCACCTTCCTCCTCTCCAGCAACGACATTAGCGAGAAACCAACCCAAATGAAAAACCCCCTTTTTTGAATCGTCCTCAAATGATTTGgtaaactagggttagggtagggGTATGGGTTTGGTTAACCAGGGTTAGATAACAACTTAAAACCTTGGTTTTGAATTGTGACCGTTAGATCAACTAATGCCACGTGTCACAATTCTAGATAGAtgagggaacctgagaggagaaaaaccCGATGGATTCACTCATGgttttttagatttttatcCTCCTACAGTGCATCGGATCCAACCTTTCAAACATGGTAGTGGTGTCTTTTGGATTCTTAAGTGAGAGTAGTGCATGACATTCGAGAGGAAAAAAATCTTGATTTTCTGAATaaaaatcttctccaattcttaGATCGCGTGCGGGCTCAAGTGCTCGACACGTGGCATGTTAAAATCGTGTGGCTGATGTTAGTACCCCATTAATGTGACTTTGCACCCATATTAGATAAGGATCTTGGATGACCCGCCCGATGTTAAAGTGCCCCATCTCCATGGTtctagtgcacggtatcggattgAGTATTGATCAACCTGAAAACTATTACggtatcggattggtatcggtaAAATGTTGAGTGAGCATACCTTTTTGGTATCGGATCAAGTATCGGTCGATATTGGtcagaaaaaaattcaaaacattcgcataaatgattaaaaaaataaaaaaaaaaatttcttgaacCTTGAAGAGTTCATCCCTTAGAAAAGCCTAAAagagtttttccatcaacctaGAAGAGTTggtgttttcctttttgaaaaccTTGAAGAGTTTTCACTTCAACCTTAAAGAGTTAGAGCTTTCCTCATTGTATCCTTGAAGAGATTGCAACCCCTTGGTGTTACTACACATCCTTGAAGAGAGGTGTTTTAACCCATATttatccattttattttttgtaattttattgttTGTCCACATTTGCACACTTTGTATTTGTGCAATTCATTCTCCCGGTCTCACACTTCCGCTGCCTACATTATTT harbors:
- the LOC122659430 gene encoding phloretin 4'-O-glucosyltransferase-like; translation: MPQLHFLILSFPAQGHINPAIQFAKRLVRTGSHVTFVTSVSAHRRMTNTVTLDGLTYTSFSDGYDDGFKPGDNLLHYMAEIKRHGSQALMDISVAATNEHRPVTFIVYNFLLPWVADLARDLQVPSSLLWIQPASVLNIYYYYFNGYGDFVDKNISNPSFSMELPGLPLLTSKDLPSFFLPTNPQPHTLSLFKELIVTLEKETKARVLVNSFEALEGEALRAIDKFNMVAIGPLIPSAFLDGKDPSDTSFGGDMSFFSSRDYYMEWLNQKPDASVVYVSFGTTSRLSKKQVREIAGGLLESRRPFLWVLRPAPEENDKEEGDVVENMEELKQEGMVIPWCSQVEVLCHRSIGCFVTHCGWNSTLEGLVAGVPMVTFPQWSDQATNAKLIRDVWQTGLRLEVNEAQLVEGDELKRSIEIVMEGGRGEQMRGNAKRWKDLAREAVMDGGSSDKNLNAFVDDVRLLDSPVCGVERILDSASAKT